GTCCACCCCCTTGACCGAATTTCGCGTTCATTCCTACCTACAAACGGGTGTTATTGGGCAAATGTCATTGAAAAATATCAAGCTTGAATATGACTTGAAGATCACCCCAAGAAATTGCTGTGTTCTTTCTCCAAGTCTTCAAAGATGTTGAATTTAGATGAGTTGAATAGAAAAAAGAGATTCCAAGGCGTAACTTAGAGCATACTTCGTCGTTCTCGTGAAGGTCACGTAATTTAATATAATATGAATTCATGTTTATGatgatacaaatacaaaatttacTACAAAAGTTAGTAAGTAAAATTTCGTAGTTATACTTATGTAATAATGTGATCGCTTAGTATAATCTTGTTTCTCCTATATTTTTATTGTCGTTAcgaatccaaaaaaaaagagagagatttTACATTTGTCACGTTTTACTACTTACATATACATGAACACTATAATAGAATTGAACCGTTCATTTCAATGGAATAAAAGCTACACATGATCACATTCTATTGTCAATTTTCTTGTGAAATAGCCTCCCCATTTCATTTTAGCAAACAACGATTTATATGTGTTGGTCATCGAATAATGTCAAATGATTTATGTTTGGTACTAGCTTATCATCAAGCCAGTTTCGTGTCTGTACATCTAGAAATAATTGGACTATGCTTTGCTCGAGTCAGCTGCATggaattttctcttttgatgtggtagaatttttggttcctttattAATGCAATCCCTTTCGTATGGATTTCCTTAGATTATGAACGGCAAGCCACTGGAAAGACCCAAAGCATAATATGCCCCGGTCAAGGCTTTGTTGGTCATTActcattagttttttttttttttttctgacaacaataacatttgtataatctAATTTATCCTATTAAGTTGCAAAAAGGATTAGCAAACATACAGATTTGACTAGATTAAAAAGGGTATTGTGACacctcttttgaatttttttcactaTAAATGAAGTTCGAATCCTCGATTGACAGCTCAAAGAGCCAAAATTCAGTGGTTGTCCTTACCCATTAGTCAATTGCCGGGAAAAAGAAGTTGAGAACAGACGAAGACAACACAGCACATCAAATGAAAGGGAGTTGGAGAAATTTCACTCCCAATTATTGCTGAATTTCGTTGTAATGAAAGTACTCTTGTGAGTATCTGCTCAGTCTTACCAACTGCAAGAAAACGAAGTTTTTGACGGAGTCTTGCAAACCAATTTTTCGCCGTTGATAGCATTCGgtcttcatttatttcattaaaATGGGGGAAAAAAATAGAAGAGTCTCACTCCCATAAGATAgaatgtttttcaaaaaataataataatctgtGACAACCTGAATTTGCTTGAGGTTTTATTAGTGGTCTCTCAAGAAAGGGGATTTAAGTCTAAGAGGAAACTTTTCGGGTTGCCCCTAAACTATTGCCTCTTTTCAACTATAAATTGTCACGAATAATCCCTTAAAAAAATGTTTAGTTTAAGGACTTTTGTCAATTTTGCCCTTTAGAGGTGAAGGAATTTGAGGCAAAActaaccaaacaaaaaaaaaaaaaaaaaacccacgaAAACAACCTAAAATGCCTTGTCGACTGATTATTTTATCAAATTAGAGGTAAATAAGATGGAAGgtgaaagaagaggaaaaaaccTTAAACTCCATGTTATTAGTTGACTTAATATAGTTAAATAGTGGttggttttttttgtttggtcgATTTTGCCCCTAATTCCATTGTATTTAACGTCCAAAATTGATTTAAGTCCTTAAactaaaccttttttttttcttaattcaaGAGCTTATTTGCGACGATTTATAGTAGATGGATTAAAACCATGCATAAGTAAATAGTTTAGGGGCCTGTCAGAAAGTTTTCTCTAAGTCTAAAGCATGTTTGTATTTGCCCAACTGTACATGGATTTAATTGTTTATGTCATGgtgaaaaattaataaaaaatcctGCCATCTTTAGAATTGAACCAAATATTGTAGATACTAATCTAAAATGCTCAAAACCAATTAACTGGATAATACACATCCATCAAAATTAGTTGATAGATTGCACCCTGAACTTTTTGAAATTACTACTTTGCACGCTAAACTGTTTGCAACTAGCATTTTGCATCCTGAGCTATCAATTGCAACAATTTAGTACTTCAAACTGTTTAATTTATTGTAAAGTAGCTCAATGATCTGAGCTTTGTTGGAATTTAGCTAGTCTTTCACAATTGAATAAACAATTATCTCCTCAGATCAATCATGAAATTATTATGAACAACATACTAAACTTTGTACAAAAGAATTTCCTAATATCCCCTCAATAAAACCATATGAGATCCTAATCCTCTGTAACTTGTACCATAAACCTATTCCAATATTCTACGGGTATAACGCGTTCTTGGTCTGCTTTTGTTCAACACAACGTTTTGAAGCGTCTTGGTTTACTTGTCCAAACTCAAGTCCACTATAAAGAAGTGTCATTGATTTGTCCATCTTAGCTAGTGATGCAAACGTTTTCTTGAGCTGCATCTATTCCTCCTTCCACCGTAATTTTCCATCCTTCTTTCTGACTCATTTGAGTCTTAGGTTCAGACATGAGGAAGAAACAAACTCATGATACTCTACTTTTCCTAGCTCTATTCTTTTTCTCCGATGAATTATTAGTGGCGCGGACAACTAGCACTATAGATGTTGATGTAGGTTTGGTTCTTGATATGAATTCATGGGCTGGGAAGATGTCTTCAAGATGCATCTCCATGGCCTTTTCTGATTTTTATGCCTCCCATTCTCATTACAAGACCAGGCTGGTTCTGCACACTAGGGACTCCAACAATAGCGTTATTGGTGCTGCTCATGCAGGTGGTATATCTTTCTCTTCCTCCCCTTTTAATATCCGCAACATGATTATGGTTCGAGGATCTCCAACCGATGAACCGATCCTTGGTTCAAAAGATTATACTGCTCAGTAATTTCTCTAGAAACTAATGTGACTTGAAGAATGATCAAGAATGCGTACTTTCTAAGATTGATTTTGTAaagggcaaattccactttacctccCTGTGGTTTAccatttttttacataactcccctatggtttcaaaaactatacataaccccgttatggtttgaattaaagtgtcaaagtgacgggaaagatcattcgtaacggagtcacctaaaatgacaaaaatacccttatgtaaagttgaaaattatttattaatcaaggggggttatgtgtatattttgaaaatcataagggggttatatggtaaagtattaaaccataaggggtttatatgataaaatataaaaatcatacggTGTTAatatgtcatgtatttataagggtaattttgacattttaaaaagtttcgttacgagtgactatttccgtcactttgacactttaatccaaaccatgagggggttatgtatagtttttgaaaccataggggagttatgtaaaaaaaggCTAAATCACAAAggggtaaaatataatttgcccTTTTGTAAATTTACCTGCTATGACAAAAAGTGTTTTTACAGATAGTTAGCGTGCACAGAACCACATTTGTTGAAGGGTACATTTGGCGTATTTATTTGTGGATCTATCCAAGTAAACAATAACTGTATAACGTCAATGGAAGAAAGAGCAGCTTCTTTGTCATGTTAATATcagtttttatttattcatgttGTTTTTGGGTTGCAGCTAGTGATCTAATGACAAATGCAAAAGTGCAAGCCATTCTTGGACCACAAACATCTATGCAAGCCAATTttcttatcaatctaggacaggaTGCTGAGATTCCCATCGTTTCATTTTCTGCTACAAGCCCTACTCTTTCCTCTCTTAGAAGTGCATACTTCATACGAGCTACTCTAAACGATTCATGTCAAGCACAAGCAATTAGTTCCCTGCTTCAAACCTTTGGATGGAGAGAAGCAGTGCCAATCTACGTAGACACTGAGTTCGGAGAAGGGATTATTCCATACTTGACTGACGCCTTGCAAGAAGCTGAGACTCATATCCCTTATAGAAGTGTAATTCATCCATCAGCAACTGATGGTGAGATTGCTGCAGAACTCTACAAGTTGATGACCATGCAAACTAGAGTTTTCATTGTGCATATGCCTCCCATTCTTGGCTACCGTCTTTTTGATCGAGCAAAAGAGGTAGGGATGATGACTGAAGAATACGTTTGGATCATAACTACAGGGATCACTAACCACCTAAGTTTTCTACATCTTTTTGCCAAAGAATCGATGCAGGGGGTAATAGGAGTAAAACCTCATGTTCCGAGGAGGAAAAAGCTTAACCGGTTCATTGCTCGCTGGAAAAGGAAATATGTCAAGGACAATGTAGATGTTACTTTCTTTGGCTTATGGGCTTATGATGCAGCTACTGCACTAGCAATAGCAGTTGAAAATGCTCTAGCAAAGGAAACTAGGCCTTCAAGTGCATTCCACCTTGAGTCTGGGGTCTCTCAAATTGGAAAACACCTCCCAGAAGTAATATCAAGAACCAAATTTAATGGCCTCACTGGGACATTCAATGTGCTCGATGGACAACTACAATCATCAGACTTTCAGATCGTCAATATCCTCAGTAACGGGGAGCGGGGAGTTGGCTTTTGGACCCCAGACAGGGGAATTACTAGGACACTTCAACCTACAACTTCTGAATCACACTCTTCTTCGAAAGCCAATTTAAAAGGGATTATATGGCCTGGTGATTCCACATCCACCCCAAAGGGTTGGGTAATACCAACAAATGGGAAGAAGTTGAGAGTAGGAATCCCAGTCAGGAGTGGTCCTAATGAATTTGTTAACATAATAAGAGATCCTTGCACTAACAAGACGACTTTTACAGGGTACTCGATAGATGTTTTTGATTCTTTAATGAAAATGCTTCCATATTATGTTCCTTATGAATATGTTCCATTTGCAAAGTCAGATGGTGAGAGTGCTGGTACCTATGATGACTTGGTCTATCAGGTTTTCCTTAAGGTGAGTACTTACAAGACAAAGTCATTTAAGATCATGAGCCAATCCAGTCATCGCCAATTAGTTTTAACCAATTTCTTGCATACCTTCTTTAATGACTCTCAATAATTTTGCATTTATCATATAATCATCGTGACTATGAGTTCTTATTTAAGCTGATTATGTGCAGAATTATGATGCTGCTGTGGGAGATATTACCATTAGAGCTAACAGGTCTACATATGTTGACTTCACACAACCATATGCTGAATCTGGCATCACAATGGTTGTGCCTGTCTACGACAGGAGGAGTAAGAATGCGTGGGTTTTCTTGAAGCCACTGACTTGGGACCTCTGGGTCATTAGTGCTTGCTTCTTTGTTTTCATTGGTTTTGTGATTTGGATTCTTGTGCATCGGACGAATGAAGAATTTTCTGGATCTAGTCCACATCAAGTTGCCACTGGTTTCTGGTTCTCCTTTTCAATCTTGGTCTTTGCTCATAGTAATCTCTCTTGCTCTTCATCAATTATACATAAACAGCAATAAGAATGCCAAATGCAGAATACTTAGTCAGACATAGTGTAATGTATAATAAGTTCATGTACTAAATAGGTTGCACAATAATGCACTTCCACCGTTTTTGTCCACTGTCTAGTGTCTATCGCCAGCAGACATAGGCATCTTGGAAGTGTTCATTTGATTCTCACTCTCCGGCTTCTAGATTTTGCTTCAttctaacatttttttttatctttctgAAATGTAACTACAGGGGAGAAAATAGTGAGCAACTTAGCTAGGTTCGTGGTGATTATATGGTGTTTTGTGGTTCTAATCTTAACTCAGAGTTACACGGCCAGCTTAGCATCAATGTTGACCATGCAACAGCTTGAGCCAACTATCACTCATATGCAAGATCTCATAAGGAAAGATGACAATGTAGGCTACGCAAAGGGCTCTTTTGTTTTAGGATTCTTAAAGCACATGAAGTTTGCTGAGTCGAGGCTTAAGGAATATGACACTCTAGATGATTTGGATGTACTTTTCACCAAGGACAAAGCTCACGGTGGTATTgctgctgtttttggtgaagtACCTTATATGAAGCTTTTCCTGTCAAAGTATTGCTCAAAATATGCCATGGTCAGCCCGGCAATCAAGACTGATGGATTTGGCTTTGTATGCTTTCTCTTTCCTCATCTCTTTCAGTACTAAGCAGCAGTAGagtcatggttcaaagtcgcggtcgcgGCCTAACCGTTTCAGATCGGTCTTGACATATCGGTCGCGGTTTTGGCGAGACacgaatttttaaaatatttaatattctaaaatttgaaaaaaatatgataaacaaaaataattaaaaaattagtaaaaataataaaaattcgagtTAACTCGAGATGACTCGGAGTGATTCGGTGTGACTCGGTCGTTTCAACCTTTCACGGTGACGTCTCGGCGAGTCGAGTATCTCGGAATCGTATCGTCCTGATATCGTATTGAAAGGGTCcgagacggtgacgactcggccgagtcatctCGGACTGGGCCGAGACTTTGAACCATGAGCAGGGTGGCCTATTAATGTGCTGCCTTACTTGAAAATCTGTCGAACGAAATTTTGCAACATTTAACTTATAACAGGGCAGGGACCGGAAGTTCTCCATTAGCTCTCTATTGGACTGTAATTAAATTGGCTTTTTTTTCTCCTCAttctttttcttggcaatattcAAATTTGTTGATTGTGTAATTTGCAGGCATTCCCAATAGGTTCCCCACTTGTACCTGATATATCAAGAGCAGTCCTAAATCTCACGGAAGGGGATAAAATAGTTGGGATTGAGAATGAGTGGCTTGGGCAGCAAACTAGTTGTCCAGAACAAACCACTTTGGTATCATCACATAGTCTAGGACTCAACAGTTTCTGGGGCCTATTTCTTATTGTTGGAATTGCTTCGTTCACTGCCCTCATCATCTATGGAGCTATGTTCATTTATGAACACAGGCTTTCACTAAGCAAATTACATGCAAAAGATTTGTGGGATAAGATAACCATATGCTTCAGGA
The DNA window shown above is from Coffea arabica cultivar ET-39 chromosome 5e, Coffea Arabica ET-39 HiFi, whole genome shotgun sequence and carries:
- the LOC113687863 gene encoding glutamate receptor 2.8, with the translated sequence MRKKQTHDTLLFLALFFFSDELLVARTTSTIDVDVGLVLDMNSWAGKMSSRCISMAFSDFYASHSHYKTRLVLHTRDSNNSVIGAAHAASDLMTNAKVQAILGPQTSMQANFLINLGQDAEIPIVSFSATSPTLSSLRSAYFIRATLNDSCQAQAISSLLQTFGWREAVPIYVDTEFGEGIIPYLTDALQEAETHIPYRSVIHPSATDGEIAAELYKLMTMQTRVFIVHMPPILGYRLFDRAKEVGMMTEEYVWIITTGITNHLSFLHLFAKESMQGVIGVKPHVPRRKKLNRFIARWKRKYVKDNVDVTFFGLWAYDAATALAIAVENALAKETRPSSAFHLESGVSQIGKHLPEVISRTKFNGLTGTFNVLDGQLQSSDFQIVNILSNGERGVGFWTPDRGITRTLQPTTSESHSSSKANLKGIIWPGDSTSTPKGWVIPTNGKKLRVGIPVRSGPNEFVNIIRDPCTNKTTFTGYSIDVFDSLMKMLPYYVPYEYVPFAKSDGESAGTYDDLVYQVFLKNYDAAVGDITIRANRSTYVDFTQPYAESGITMVVPVYDRRSKNAWVFLKPLTWDLWVISACFFVFIGFVIWILVHRTNEEFSGSSPHQVATGFWFSFSILVFAHREKIVSNLARFVVIIWCFVVLILTQSYTASLASMLTMQQLEPTITHMQDLIRKDDNVGYAKGSFVLGFLKHMKFAESRLKEYDTLDDLDVLFTKDKAHGGIAAVFGEVPYMKLFLSKYCSKYAMVSPAIKTDGFGFAFPIGSPLVPDISRAVLNLTEGDKIVGIENEWLGQQTSCPEQTTLVSSHSLGLNSFWGLFLIVGIASFTALIIYGAMFIYEHRLSLSKLHAKDLWDKITICFRKREEEQDSGGLQMMNRSMQSSRHLQKTNHSILSMRTSSSSSSVSSRSSSGLLTVADVNLFALREGGNSFV